One Perca flavescens isolate YP-PL-M2 chromosome 9, PFLA_1.0, whole genome shotgun sequence genomic window carries:
- the LOC114560978 gene encoding interferon-induced protein with tetratricopeptide repeats 1 produces MSAAQTQATLESKLEALQCHFTWNLDQSTTKLFRLRDQLKDIGTEEGYSWLGHIYNLQGFIHYQLGFTDDALRFFSRAAEAFRQMRNTVSDEGPWLVVNHGNLAWLHHHLGDTAESQAYLSKADDLTNEYPSPSQDKLHPEIYAEKAWTLMKFGAEKKLLAADYFQRAIRMQPDMVEWHSSHIIGLVNAFKYSNKKLGADILEKMKIAKEHDPENLYLAALYLEACATKGKQIESEARELASRVLRKPISSYSGIKPLLRLYTMYVSPDEAIDLAEEVLERHPDERYLKRCAAICYKKRIFLHRDNPLEHSLIDRAISLYEDVIPLYPRSSLKRKISLANIYAESKHQVKADQIYEELLKSDLDAEGAQMLYNYYAKYVHFIQKESYKSIEYHMMAAAVPQQSYYRKNSIRTLERIRERNRNRMCGEIDEFLNNMQD; encoded by the exons ATGAG TGCTGCTCAGACCCAAGCAACACTGGAGTCCAAACTGGAGGCCCTGCAGTGCCACTTCACTTGGAATCTGGACCAAAGCACGACTAAACTTTTCCGTCTCAGGGACCAGCTGAAGGACATCGGCACAGAGGAGGGATACAGCTGGCTGGGTCACATCTACAACCTGCAGGGGTTCATTCACTACCAGCTGGGGTTCACCGATGATGCCCTGCGTTTCTTCAGCAGGGCAGCAGAGGCCTTCCGCCAGATGAGAAACACCGTCTCAGACGAGGGCCCCTGGTTGGTGGTGAACCACGGGAATCTGGCGTGGCTGCACCACCACCTGGGAGACACAGCAGAGAGTCAAGCTTACCTGTCAAAGGCCGACGACTTGACGAATGAATACCCATCTCCATCCCAGGACAAACTCCATCCAGAGATCTACGCTGAAAAAGCCTGGACCCTGATGAAGTTTGGCGcagaaaaaaagcttctggctGCAGATTACTTCCAGAGAGCCATCAGGATGCAGCCGGACATGGTGGAGTGGCACAGCAGCCACATCATAGGGTTAGTGAATGCTTTTAAGTATAGCAACAAAAAGCTGGGGGCTGACATcttggagaaaatgaaaatcgcCAAGGAACATGATCCAGAGAACTTGTACCTCGCTGCTCTGTACCTTGAGGCCTGTGCTACGAAAGGAAAGCAAATTGAAAGTGAAGCGCGTGAGTTGGCCAGCAGGGTTTTAAGAAAGCCCATTAGCAGCTACAGTGGTATCAAACCATTACTAAGGCTGTACACAATGTATGTATCTCCTGATGAGGCCATTGACTTGGCTGAGGAGGTTCTGGAAAGACATCCAGATGAACGATATCTGAAGAGATGTGCTGCAATCTGCTACAAAAAGAGGATCTTTTTACACAGGGACAATCCCCTGGAGCACAGCCTGATCGACAGAGCTATCAGTCTCTATGAGGATGTGATTCCTCTTTACCCTCGTTCTTCACTTAAGAGAAAAATATCTCTTGCAAACATATACGCAGAGTCGAAACACCAAGTTAAAGCTGACCAGATATACGAGGAATTGCTGAAGAGTGATCTAGATGCTGAAGGGGCACAGATGCTTTACAACTACTATGCAAAATATGTACACTTCATCCAAAAAGAGAGCTACAAGTCGATAGAATATCACATGATGGCAGCGGCGGTACCGCAACAATCATACTATCGTAAAAACAGCATCAGAACTCTGGAGAGGATcagagaaagaaacagaaacCGAATGTGTGGAGAAATAGATGAGTTTCTGAATAACATGCAAGACTAA